One genomic window of Mauremys mutica isolate MM-2020 ecotype Southern chromosome 5, ASM2049712v1, whole genome shotgun sequence includes the following:
- the NWD2 gene encoding NACHT and WD repeat domain-containing protein 2, which produces MWPAGAGGRLPCPRDSALRRAAFSGNLLALPSHVAPSGRSVRIFISANPEDTVAERSTLREHVCPKLREFCRENYGLELQVIDLYWGVETEEWDSPELQKTRMKLLEDCLKTSTGPCFVGLLGEKYGTIRIPGEVESSEFEMILDAAVEAKLETRILEEWYCRDENAVPPAYYLRPKSEMLKNNHNTMESSSNSMNENKWKDISEEIKKIFKTAVKLLHEKGKMKHSQAKRYLSSAVEDELDFALGKQTPAFLKKCVCYIRKIANIERFVKIPEMGKYMDVIHIGGKVLRDPEAHEKLIKLRDEFIPTIVAASNLRVYTSVTHCDMKLGYSQEVENHYIEGLGKQFYEDMIDIIQATVQQNFDTETDLLYDEVLQHSSLCKTYSSFYEYRCEALNIVHKYILHSKAGHINPLIIYGGPCTGKTLLLAEVAKKAYTWLQEEMGPESDPVVVIRFLGSTEMSTDLKNLLQSICEQLAINYRCLVQSYPKKIHDLRDLFINLLNESSFHRPLVIIFDALEQLSDNDDARKLWWLPVHLPRSVRIIMSTLPNKHGILQKLRCLIHEEDNYIELISRDRKMCSQVLKHQLLRVKRKVTSGQQIYVNEAFSKCTLPMFVNLTFREVRNWRSHKDVDESSLCVTVHESIEQLFSSLENKCGLKLLSRALGYITMSKSGLSEMELEDILALDNSVMYELNESIRQCNPLRVPYIYIARLKEGLKGYLIERQVKNVTLLVWANRHLQLIAQKLYLHSEEDVHEMHTIMAEYFLGVWSGGRRKSFYSEDQYLNGCLDNNSRSMNDEEKHCMDLTAFDRQAPDQPWVFQCNPLEPDIFFVNHRKMTELLHHLTRCGRSDDLLYGVIMNFSWLYTMIKIGQFDKALSDIELAYNYSQEKELKFLASTLRSIKFKITKYPGSLSAELQQRLLPVVSSLPKLRHLLLECDRDGPKYCSIVPLHSSMDVTYSPERLPLSSSCIHVTEILPTFKPNTVIAALENGSISTWDAETRQLLRQITTAQSVILGIKLTSDEKYLVVATTKNTLLIYDNQNSCLLSEVEIKGSKHCGIGGGSNFINGFTLSINHALAWLEASKDVTVIDLLYGWPLYHFHCWYEVTCVQCSPDGVYAFCGQYLNTTTIFHLGSGEKLSTVTSEFSGGFVKFLLVLDTAQEMVMVDNEGGLSVWNTEEITNPQLTDDFDCRKEDSEVVSIELSEDQSAILICKALSIELLDTGMWKVAEKFRAKHNERFISAVLSKNSDCIIASMENTSAIFVWRRDTGQCMASLQEISGTIVRLIKSNHHNMLLSLSTSGVLSIWDIDIITAMSNIDKSGKPIQRLVLPTRGELIYTLDGSESVHKWNFSTGFIEAVFKHEGIVENCVLTSSGEIMITSDDKCSQYVWHTITGENIFRINGQRISQLMITHNDQFVVSLCEQNASRVWRLATGHRVCNILVALQNAFITTANTFVVGMTKNKVLAVSLWTGSITKKFCCDDGATIVNIKLIPDCPDIVVFITSTETVNIWSLTEEVICRRVQLPNNFLKDLEDFEISPNGKLGILSRGDENINVLDLHSGKLRVVHAPGIIWRQRLSRDGRYLVYICFRNEEDDDNGAISSLIVMRLADGKNIGACSLYKTPTFLSLSQRHLNIIVGFDDGSIGTYTVVDRVDAALKIKIATSNSRQIFSNATQVIRPKCHNYSFKVNADCIWRESTEVFARDSPITVTDPETSETTTPKKHNYCYDKVCAAIDCRGHSFAADN; this is translated from the exons GGCCTGTTGGGAGAAAAATATGGGACCATCCGAATACCTGGAGAAGTTGAATCATCGGAATTTGAAATGATCCTAGATGCGGCTGTGGAGGCAAAGCTAGAGACAAGGATTTTGGAAGAGTGGTACTGTAGAGATGAAAATGCAGTGCCACCAGCATATTACCTCCgaccaaaatctgaaatgctgAAGAACAATCATAATACA atggaaTCATCTTCAAATTCTATGAATGAGAACAAATGGAAGGACATATCAGAAGAGATTAAGAAGATTTTTAAGACTGCTGTGAAGTTGCTGCAtgagaaaggaaaaatgaaacacAGCCAAGCAAAGAGATATCTTTCCTCTG CTGTTGAAGATGAGCTTGATTTTGCCTTGGGAAAACAAACACCAGCTTTCCTGAAGAAGTGTGTCTGTTACATTCGGAAAATTGCCAACATTGAACGTTTTGTTAAAATTCCAGAGATGGGAAAATACATGGATGTAATTCATATAGGTGGAAAGGTTCTGCGGGATCCAGAAGCTCATGAGAAACTGATCAAACTCCGGGATGAATTTATTCCGACTATTGTTGCAGCATCTAATTTGAGAGTGTACACTTCTGTTACTCATTGTGACATGAAACTTGGTTATTCACAAGAAGTGGAGAACCACTACATTGAAGGACTTGGTAAACAGTTCTACGAAGACATGATTGATATAATTCAAGCAACAGTACAACAGAATTTTGACACCGAGACAGACTTGCTTTATGATGAAGTCCTTCAACACTCTTCATTGTGTAAAACGTACTCCTCTTTCTATGAGTACAGGTGTGAGGCGCTAAACATAGTTCATAAATACATTCTGCATAGCAAAGCAGGACATATTAACCCTCTTATCATATATGGAGGACCCTGCACTGGAAAAACCCTTTTATTAGCTGAAGTGGCAAAGaag GCTTATACTTGGCTGCAGGAAGAGATGGGACCAGAATCTGACCCTGTGGTAGTTATAAGATTTTTGGGATCCACAGAAATGAGTACAGATCTTAAGAATCTGCTTCAAAGTATTTGTGAACAATTAGCAATTAATTACCGTTGCCTAGTACAGAGTTACCCTAAAAAGATTCATGATCTTCGGGACTTGTTTATAAATCTTTTGAATGAGTCTTCATTTCACAGACCACTGGTTATAATATTTGATGCCCTAGAGCAGCTTTCAGATAACGATGATGCTAGGAAACTGTGGTGGCTCCCCGTTCACCTTCCCCGTTCAGTGCGGATAATCATGTCAACACTGCCGAACAAACATGGTATCCTGCAAAAACTGAGGTGCCTTATTCATGAAGAGGACAACTACATTGAGTTGATTTCAAGAGACAGAAAGATGTGCAGCCAAGTACTGAAACATCAGCTGCTGCGTGTTAAAAGAAAAGTAACATCAGGGCAACAAATTTATGTCAATGAAGCTTTTTCAAAGTGCACACTGCCTATGTTTGTAAACTTAACCTTCAGAGAGGTTAGGAACTGGAGATCTCACAAAGATGTTGATGAGTCCTCCCTGTGTGTCACTGTTCATGAAAGCATAGAGCAGTTATTTTCCTCATTAGAAAACAAGTGTGGGCTGAAGCTGTTGTCGAGAGCACTGGGCTACATCACAATGTCCAAATCTGGCCTGAGTGAAATGGAATTGGAAGATATTTTAGCTCTTGACAACAGTGTTATGTATGAGCTCAATGAGAGTATCAGGCAATGTAACCCATTGAGGGTACCGTATATATACATTGCAAGGCTTAAGGAGGGCCTAAAGGGATACTTGATAGAGCGGCAAGTGAAAAATGTAACACTTCTAGTGTGGGCAAATAGGCACCTGCAGCTTATTGCCCAGAAACTGTATCTCCACAGTGAGGAAGATGTGCATGAAATGCATACGATCATGGCAGAGTACTTCCTTGGCGTTTGGTCGGGTGGAAGAAGGAAATCTTTTTATAGTGAAGATCAATATTTGAATGGGTGCCTTGACAATAACAGTAGAAGCATGAATGATGAGGAGAAGCACTGTATGGATCTCACCGCTTTTGACAGGCAAGCACCTGATCAACCATGGGTCTTCCAGTGTAATCCATTAGAGCCTGACATCTTTTTTgtcaatcacagaaaaatgacAGAACTTTTGCATCACTTGACAAGATGTGGAAGATCAGACGATCTGCTGTATGGTGTTATTATGAACTTCAGCTGGCTGTACACAATGATTAAAATAGGACAGTTTGACAAAGCACTTTCTGACATAGAATTGGCTTATAACTATTCACAAGAAAAGGAGCTGAAATTTCTGGCAAGTACCCTTCGCAGTATAAAGTTCAAAATAACAAAATATCCTGGTTCACTCTCTGCTGAATTGCAACAGAGGCTCCTTCCAGTTGTCAGCTCATTGCCTAAATTGAGACACCTTCTTTTAGAATGTGACAGAGATGGACCCAAATACTGCTCTATCGTTCCCTTGCACTCCTCCATGGATGTGACTTACAGCCCCGAGCGACTACCCTTGTCATCCAGTTGCATACATGTCACTGAGATCCTGCCTACTTTTAAACCAAATACAGTCATTGCTGCTCTGGAAAATGGCTCCATCAGTACTTGGGATGCAGAAACTCGCCAGCTATTAAGGCAAATTACAACAGCTCAATCTGTTATCTTAGGGATCAAACTTACGAGTGATGAAAAATATCTTGTAGTGGCTACAACAAAGAACACACTTTTGATTTACGATAACCAAAATTCCTGTCTTTTGTCTGAAGTAGAAATTAAGGGATCAAAACATTGTGGAATTGGGGGAGGCTCAAATTTTATTAATGGATTTACACTGTCCATTAATCATGCACTTGCTTGGCTGGAAGCCAGCAAAGATGTTACTGTAATAGATCTACTTTATGGGTGGCCTCTTTATCACTTCCACTGCTGGTATGAAGTGACTTGTGTACAGTGTTCTCCAGATGGAGTCTATGCATTCTGCGGACAGTACCTTAACACCACCACTATATTTCATTTAGGAAGTGGAGAGAAACTGTCCACCGTGACCTCTGAATTTTCAGGTGGATTTGTGAAATTTCTTCTTGTTCTGGACACTGCTCAAGAAATGGTGATGGTGGACAATGAGGGTGGCCTTTCAGTTTGGAACACTGAGGAAATCACAAATCCCCAACTGACAGATGACTTCGATTGCAGGAAAGAAGACAGCGAAGTTGTCAGCATTGAACTTTCTGAAGACCAAAGTGCAATTTTAATTTGTAAGGCACTCAGTATAGAACTTCTCGACACTGGCATGTGGAAAGTGGCTGAAAAGTTCAGAGCAAAACACAATGAGCGCTTTATATCTGCTGTGTTATCCAAAAACAGCGACTGTATAATTGCTTCTATGGAAAATACCTCAGCCATTTTTGTTTGGAGGAGAGATACAGGACAGTGTATGGCAAGCTTACAGGAAATCTCAGGAACCATAGTCAGACTAATTAAATCCAATCACCATAACATGCTGCTATCCTTATCCACCAGTGGTGTCCTTTCTATCTGGGATATAGATATCATAACTGCTATGTCCAACATTGACAAATCTGGCAAACCCATCCAAAGACTGGTGTTGCCAACCAGAGGTGAATTAATTTATACACTGGATGGATCAGAATCTGTACATAAGTGGAACTTCAGCACTGGATTCATTGAAGCTGTATTCAAGCATGAAGGTATTGTTGAAAACTGTGTGCTGACCTCTTCTGGAGAAATAATGATTACATCAGATGACAAATGTAGCCAATATGTATGGCACACCATTACCGGCGAAAATATCTTCCGCATTAATGGACAAAGGATATCTCAGCTGATGATTACACACAACGATCAATTTGTCGTCTCGCTCTGTGAACAAAATGCCTCCAGAGTTTGGCGGCTGGCCACGGGACACAGAGTTTGCAATATTTTAGTTGCCTTACAGAATGCATTTATAACCACTGCTAATACATTTGTAGTTGGAATGACAAAGAATAAAGTGTTGGCAGTAAGTCTCTGGACAGGAAGTATAACCAAGAAATTTTGCTGCGATGATGGTGCAaccattgttaatattaaactgATCCCAGACTGCCCAGATATTGTAGTGTTTATAACATCCACTGAAACAGTGAACATCTGGAGTCTTACAGAGGAAGTAATCTGCAGGCGTGTACAACTGCCTAATAACTTCTTAAAAGATTTGGAAGACTTTGAAATATCCCCCAATGGGAAGCTAGGAATTCTATCCCGTGGTGATGAGAACATCAATGTGCTTGATTTACACAGCGGCAAACTTCGTGTGGTTCATGCCCCTGGCATTATCTGGCGACAGAGGTTGTCCCGTGACGGCCGTTATCTTGTGTACATCTGTTTTCGTAATGAAGAGGACGATGACAATGGTGCCATCTCAAGTTTAATTGTAATGAGACTGGCTGACGGTAAAAACATTGGTGCTTGTTCCCTTTACAAAACTCCaacctttctttctctctctcagaggCATTTGAATATTATTGTTGGCTTTGATGATGGAAGTATAGGTACTTACACTGTAGTGGATCGAGTAGATGCAGCACTGAAAATTAAAATTGCTACTTCAAATAGCCGTCAAATTTTCAGTAATGCAACACAAGTGATTAGGCCAAAGTGTCACAATTATAGCTTCAAGGTGAATGCAGACTGCATTTGGAGAGAGTCTACTGAGGTGTTTGCAAGAGATAGCCCCATCACAGTAACAGATCCTGAGACAAGTGAAACAACAACACCCAAAAAACACAACTACTGTTATGACAAAGTGTGCGCAGCCATAGATTGCAGAGGACACAGTTTTGCTGCTGATAACTGA